In Silene latifolia isolate original U9 population chromosome 6, ASM4854445v1, whole genome shotgun sequence, the genomic window gcacacctcaaatgcgaaaaaattgaaaagaaaactTGAAAAACAAAAGCCAGGTAAACTTATAGGCTTTAAAATCATAGGTTTTAAAATCAAAGTCCGGATTtattttataaaaacttagaatttaaatcgagaataaagattaaaacgattttgaaaacaaaccaATTCCCAAACCATCTATTGCAAGCCACATGCACATAACTACCACATGAATCCAAGTATTAAAACTCCTGCAGCCATACCGAGTCCAATCAACTTGCAAATATCCACCGTCTCGAATCTCACATCACTCTCCCTTTATATACCCTACTAAAGTCCATATCAACTAATCAGCCACAAAAAGACCTTAGTAATTAGACGACAAACCTCAGTTAGAGCCAAAACACTGTTGCTCAGGTTACAGAGTACAAATAACATTAATGCTATAAAATCGAGTGACTTTGGTTCACATCACATTGATTTTTCTAGACTAGATTGAGTTCAAGTGAACAATTACAGTATTCATGAAACAATCTTAAATGCATTTCATAAAGATAGGATGTTCATTAAGTACTTACAGAACCACAGGTACGACGGTCAAGAATTTCCTGTTACGTGTAAGCTGTTTCCCACTGTCAACCTGCTCCCACCAAGTCAACCGATTGTATATTCCTTGATCTTCAGAAAACGGGGTTCCTTTTTTCCAGTGGAAACAATGATAAGTCACCTGAGAAATGGGACATCAATTGGGCAGGAGAAAAGACATAATGAACAAAAGACATAACATGTTACAAAGATAATAAAAATGACAAGCCAAGTCCGATTCAAAGAGCTAAAAAATGATTCATGCGTCCACACCTTAAGAAAACTAAAAAATGAGAGTGCTAGCATAATTTCTAGATAAAAGATAACTTGAAGCCAGAAACTCTAAGAAACATCACAGAGTGTCGACAATTCAGTACCCAAAACTTCCTTGGAAGCCTGCACATCTCCTAAACAGCAAGAAAAAAGGTGGCAACTAAAGGTGTAAAATCAATTGAAATGTTAAGTACTAAGTACTACTCCATTTAAAGGAGAGTATCAAGGGAGTGTTTGGTTGAGTGTTTTGGAATGGATTGAAGTTGAGGCACTATAATGCTTGGTTAGGGTATTTTTGGAACGGAGTTGGATACTCAATGGATATTAAAATCCATTTCAATCCCTTGGAAACTTATATATTACTCTCATCTCAAGTTTCTAACTCAATCCCTTGGAAACTTATATATTACTCTCATCTCAAGTTTCTAACTCAATCCCTCTAAAGTGTGTAtaacaatcaaacaaaacaactttGTACTAGTATAGGGTTCTACATCCATTCCTCCCCGGTATCACATTCCAATTCATTCAATTCCAATGcattgaaccaaacgaccccgtACAAGATTCAAGATATTAACTTCTACATTACAATCAGTAATCAGCACAATTCAAGCAAAAAGCTTGGCAGTTGGCTTTTACGGCTTCAAAAGCTCTCTTTAATGTAATGATGTCCGGACATCTCAAGTTACTCTAGAAAGAAGATCcaaaagaaatttagtgggataGAGGAAGATAGGAGTGAGCAATGCATCTTATCTTGTTTCAATAGAGGGCTCAACAAGGGAGGGGGATAAACCCTTCATGAAACCAAACAAAAAGTTAGAAAAAAAAGCCCGGAGACTAAATGCAAGGCCACCTACATCTACTCTTCGCTTCCCCTTCTATcctctttcattttattttcccgAATCTATCCAAAATTGGCATTCAAACTTCCAAGACTTGGTTAATCTGGGCAATCCTATTCCAGATTAAAAGGGCGGTCACTGCAACACACAGTGCCATATTCTCAAGTAATCCACATCTCATTAACCACCCGCAATATAACCGAAATGGCCAGAAGCACGCACCTAAAATATAAACTACAAAACACCCACCTATATCGAGCTACCTTCCTCTATCGAAATTCACACACTTTTTCATCGACTACCAGCTTCAGGCTCGAATCTCGCAAAAACGACAAGCCATACAAGTGGCTCTCCATCATATGCACTAAATCCTACAATTCAAAACACCGAAGAACACTAATAGAGCATCCAACACCCCCAAAGATCACATCTGTTTTACACAACGATCGCCAAAATCAACCTATTCAACCCTCCCACCCTAATCCCAATCTCAAATCACCATATCAAAATCAAAGCTTCCTAAATCAGCATATCAATCTCCAATCAATCAACCTCTCAGCTCAAAATGGGTCAAATAACACCCCACTTTGCTTTATTCCCATCTATCCTACATGACCCCGTTTTATGTTTAAGACGGATATAAtacccgtcttaaacaagaattagTGATCAGTCAATTAACAAGCTACATTTTTGCTAGTCCCTAGGTATTCCGCTTTTATCCCATCTATCCTATTTAACCCTGTTTTAAGTTTAACAAGGCCCAAGGATATACCCGTCTTACTCTGAAGCCTACACATATCCTCAACATCAAGAAAATCGGTGGTAATTGGAGGTGTAAAATCAATTGCAATGTTGAGTACTCGGTACTACTCCATTATAAAGAGAATATTAAGGAGGTTGAGTGTATTGGAATGGCTTGAATGAAGTTGAgtcattctagtgtttggttagGATATTTTGGAACGGAGTTGGATACCTAATGGATTCTAAAACCATTtcaaccccttggaatctcataTCTTAATCTCACCCTCAGTTTCTAACTCATTCCCACTAAAGTGTGCAAAACAATCAAACCAAACAACTTCGTACTGGTATAGAATTCTACATCCATTCCTCCCTCATATCACATTCCAAAACACTCCATTCACCAAAGTCAAAACGACCACGTACAAGATTCAAGATACTACCTTCTATATTACTATCAGTAGTCAGCACAATTCAAGCAAAAAGCTTAGCAGTTGGCTTTTACGGCTTCAAAAGCTCTCCTTATGAAACGTGACGATGCCCAGGCCTCCTAAGTTACTCTAGAAACTAAGAAGATCAACAAGGAATTTAGATGGATAGAAGAAGATAGGAGTGAGTAACATCTTATGTTGTTTCTATATGGGGCTCAACAAAGGACGGGGTAGACTCTTCAAGAAACCAAacaaaaagttaaaaaaaaaattgctcgGAAAAAAAAATACAAGGCCGCCTACATCTACTCTTCGCTTCCCATTCCATCCCCTCCATTTTCATTTTCCGGTTCCATCCAAAATTGGCATTCAAACTTGAAAGACTAAATTTCGGTAATCCTACTACAAATTAGAAGGGCGATCACTACAACACATAGTGCCATATTAAACACTCAATTAATCCACATCTCATTAACCACCCACCATAAAACTGAAATGGCCAGAAGAATGCACCTACAATATAAACTACGGAGAACATAACACTCTCGCCTATATCGAGCTCCAATCCTCTATCGAAATTCAAACATTTCTTCATCGACTACCAGCCTCAGGCTTGAATATCCCAAAGAACAGCAAGTCATACAATTGGGTCTCCATCATTAGTACTAAAATCCTACAAATTCAAAACACCAAAGAACACTAATAGCACATCCCTACAACCCAAAAGATCTCATCTTTTCTACACAACATTCGTCAAAACCAACCTATTCAACCCTCCCACCCCAATCCCCAATCAATCAACAGTTAACCTCTCAGCTCAAAAAGGGTCAAATAACACCCCACTTGGTATTCTGCTATTGCCTCATCTAGCCTATATAACCCCGTTTTATGTTTAAGACGGGTATTAGACGGGTATTATAtacccgtcttaaacaagaattagTGATCAATCAATTAACAAGCTACATTTTAGCTAGTCCCTAGGTATTCCGCTTTTATCCCATCTATCCTATTTACCCCCGTCctaagtttaagacggataaaCAAGAATTCATGATCAACCAATCAACAAGCTCAATCATCCAAAACCAATCAGCGACTACGCCGATCTTTATATGTTTTGGCCCCCTTTCTCGCGTAAAAGCGATCAGAATTCGACaacaaaccctaaaaaaacaCAAACTtaacatcaaaatcaaatcaaaaaccAAAAGATTATAAGAAAACATACAGCGAAATGGGCGAGATTGACGACGGTCCAAGCCATACCAGAAGTACAACCAAAAACAGAAAGAACAACAAGCCATGCAATAAACAAGAACAATATATACGTCGTCCATACACCTGGATATGTAAACCATTCCGTATTTCTATTTAGATCCGCTGATGGCATCGCCTTCACGTATAAATTCGCCATTTGTATGTTCTTCCCCTttctaaaaccctaattttgtttatAACTACCCAGAATTAGGGATTTTATTTTTCAATAAAGATTAAATTTTGATGGGTTGAATCGATATTTTGGgggatgaattaaaaagggttggATTTTGATTTGTGATTTGTTGTTTTGCTTGTGAGAATTTGAGATTGAGATTGCGTGTGATTTTGGTTGGTTAGAGATTTGGGGATTTGGAGTTTTTGAGTTAGTTGGGTGGATTAGTAAttaaaaattatttatttatttgatttagATTAGATGTGTAATTTAAGATTACTATGGGAACTTAATGTTGAGATATTTTCATTTgacaattattttttttttttttttttttagac contains:
- the LOC141586188 gene encoding uncharacterized protein LOC141586188, coding for MANLYVKAMPSADLNRNTEWFTYPGVWTTYILFLFIAWLVVLSVFGCTSGMAWTVVNLAHFAVTYHCFHWKKGTPFSEDQGIYNRLTWWEQVDSGKQLTRNRKFLTVVPVVLYLIASHTTDYQHPMLFLNTVAVTILVIAKFPHMHKVRIFGINGDQ